A genomic window from Candidatus Obscuribacter sp. includes:
- a CDS encoding tetratricopeptide repeat protein, giving the protein MDWEETLIRARQQFAEGNVEESERLYSELANVMPASDRRYAECLERLVFLKKRTGSYEQALPYSARLIQLGEQFLGSNNASVIGWKNDLIETYRQLGRYDDAQFVMQSLPGYNPVALEEDLIDAYASSPGLINSTIQEVEEPEAESEESDVDAEKFIKGVAAEPISDLAYKKILGQLEPLSKKLGLHAPLKLIQRVLKAHFNDILSGISVFIAVVLSISMLYYSYAPSFITEIEMRGAKPLFSSDRINQFKFLSNKRAELQSEGKSFICPYWRYTEPFGLWTGSLASGLFRREIWMKDNERFLCDEYGSTYFYDSSEEATVLEVMRQVADSCQRYFLEKGRYPDHLEDMDDIKFSYHNPYTARKDKPLLQVMSIEEASSQPSEKIIKNLLNGFLAGGPFPNEPVSYPGGVNACLIVVNGQDTQNSLLVVHGAGRDGKFITDSGRGRTLVLTQQNGRDVHFAKSGGPLARSFFGFGEGLEFRPSYICILSERICSLPLAFLKYRGIFIFLAFSGIFGFIYRFYTAACLGRKFTGILSMVCLAAAVGCIFNCGFP; this is encoded by the coding sequence GTGGATTGGGAAGAAACCCTTATACGAGCCAGGCAGCAGTTTGCCGAGGGTAATGTTGAAGAGTCGGAAAGACTCTATAGTGAGCTTGCTAATGTCATGCCTGCCTCTGACAGACGTTACGCAGAGTGTCTTGAGCGTCTTGTTTTTCTCAAAAAAAGGACCGGTAGCTATGAGCAAGCACTGCCTTATAGCGCCCGGCTAATTCAGCTCGGTGAGCAGTTTTTAGGTAGCAATAATGCCAGCGTTATCGGTTGGAAAAATGATCTAATCGAAACCTACAGACAATTGGGTCGTTATGACGATGCCCAGTTTGTAATGCAGTCTTTGCCTGGTTACAATCCGGTCGCACTGGAAGAAGACTTGATAGACGCCTACGCTTCCAGTCCAGGACTGATTAATAGCACCATACAGGAAGTAGAGGAGCCTGAAGCGGAGAGCGAAGAGTCCGATGTCGACGCCGAAAAATTTATTAAGGGCGTAGCGGCCGAACCTATCTCGGATCTAGCCTACAAAAAAATCCTGGGACAACTCGAGCCACTATCCAAAAAACTTGGTCTGCATGCCCCTCTCAAATTGATTCAGCGTGTACTTAAGGCGCACTTTAATGATATTTTGTCAGGCATATCGGTGTTTATTGCAGTGGTATTGAGTATTTCTATGCTCTATTACTCCTACGCTCCGAGCTTTATCACTGAAATAGAAATGCGCGGTGCTAAGCCGCTTTTTTCGTCTGATCGAATCAATCAATTCAAATTTTTATCTAATAAAAGAGCTGAGCTGCAGTCCGAGGGCAAGAGTTTTATCTGCCCCTATTGGCGCTATACCGAACCATTTGGTTTGTGGACTGGTTCTCTGGCGTCTGGTCTTTTTAGGCGTGAGATCTGGATGAAAGACAATGAGCGCTTTTTGTGCGATGAATACGGCAGTACATATTTTTATGATAGTAGTGAAGAAGCGACTGTGCTTGAGGTAATGCGGCAGGTGGCCGATAGTTGTCAGCGCTATTTTCTCGAGAAGGGGCGTTATCCAGACCATCTTGAAGATATGGATGACATCAAGTTTAGTTATCACAATCCTTACACAGCGCGTAAAGACAAGCCGCTTTTGCAGGTGATGAGCATTGAAGAAGCCTCCAGTCAGCCTTCTGAAAAAATAATCAAAAACCTACTGAATGGCTTTCTGGCAGGAGGACCCTTCCCTAATGAGCCGGTCTCCTATCCGGGTGGAGTTAATGCTTGTTTGATTGTGGTAAATGGTCAGGACACTCAAAATAGTTTGCTTGTAGTCCATGGTGCCGGACGTGATGGCAAATTTATCACTGACAGCGGTCGTGGGCGCACTCTGGTTTTGACACAACAGAATGGTCGCGATGTGCACTTTGCTAAATCTGGTGGACCGTTAGCGCGTTCTTTCTTTGGCTTTGGTGAGGGGCTTGAATTTAGACCCAGTTATATTTGTATTTTGAGTGAGCGCATCTGCTCTTTGCCATTGGCCTTTTTGAAATATAGAGGCATTTTCATTTTTCTAGCATTCTCTGGTATTTTTGGCTTTATTTATCGCTTCTATACCGCTGCCTGTCTGGGTCGCAAGTTTACGGGCATATTATCGATGGTCTGTTTGGCGGCAGCGGTTGGTTGTATCTTTAACTGCGGCTTTCCCTAA
- a CDS encoding tetratricopeptide repeat protein → MRKLALGFLLTAALGATGTFDCLAAVSWRDVFERGQTDLGLQELAKAESDFREALSLVEQQSKSPDDIASCINRLADTLALREKTAEAKALYSRALLLLENKYGTSSVKIAPALISLGSILESEGNSEAAMAYYQRAFNLNERNYGPYSPQMVMPLHKLARATARAGHKQDAKKHYKVALNALLQKPDLAASREMQSLLSDYGDLSSDQDHSNQELLQDFKNDLLSKQNNPDPVAATFTGSNWQQQTQLNAGIAKNAETTEAPGVVSRQVNGLTLDETMAPAYSTMSSVIFDQGHYDQSQDFYERKVAIDIKALGSDHPSVANDLNALAMSYIAGQKYSQADVLLTRALAIYKKVYGPSNILTIRTEVTLAGVKLHLRQFEPAAQLYRNTLNYALATLGPNHLESARILNNMAYLYYNQNRLSDALTYYQWALSSTQAAVGQKDPLYGACLKDYARVLRSMGRTSEALAAESKSDSILSSN, encoded by the coding sequence ATGCGCAAACTGGCGCTGGGGTTTTTACTAACGGCTGCTCTTGGCGCTACTGGCACATTTGATTGTCTGGCGGCGGTGAGTTGGCGTGATGTTTTTGAGCGCGGACAAACCGACCTCGGTTTGCAAGAGCTTGCTAAAGCCGAGAGTGATTTTAGAGAGGCTCTCAGTCTGGTTGAGCAACAGTCTAAAAGCCCTGATGATATTGCCAGCTGTATCAATCGTCTGGCTGACACTCTGGCTTTGCGCGAAAAAACCGCAGAAGCTAAAGCCCTCTATAGCCGGGCCCTCTTGCTACTTGAAAACAAATATGGCACAAGCAGTGTCAAGATTGCACCAGCTCTTATCAGTCTGGGCTCGATACTCGAATCCGAAGGCAACTCGGAAGCGGCCATGGCCTACTATCAACGAGCCTTTAATTTAAATGAGCGTAATTATGGACCTTACAGTCCGCAGATGGTTATGCCGCTGCATAAGCTAGCGCGAGCTACGGCCCGGGCTGGTCACAAGCAGGACGCTAAAAAACATTATAAAGTCGCTCTCAATGCTCTGCTCCAAAAGCCAGATCTGGCTGCCAGTCGTGAGATGCAAAGTCTGCTCAGCGATTACGGCGATCTCTCTAGTGATCAGGATCATTCTAATCAGGAGCTTTTGCAGGATTTTAAAAACGATTTGCTGAGCAAGCAAAATAACCCGGACCCTGTCGCTGCCACTTTTACTGGCTCCAATTGGCAACAACAAACCCAACTCAATGCCGGCATTGCCAAGAATGCTGAGACTACTGAAGCACCGGGGGTGGTATCAAGGCAAGTCAATGGTCTTACTCTTGACGAGACAATGGCGCCTGCATATAGCACAATGAGCAGTGTCATATTTGATCAAGGTCATTATGATCAGAGTCAGGATTTTTATGAGCGCAAAGTTGCTATAGATATCAAAGCTCTAGGCAGCGACCATCCCAGTGTGGCTAATGATTTAAATGCGCTAGCCATGAGTTATATTGCCGGTCAAAAATACTCTCAAGCCGATGTGCTTTTGACTCGGGCTCTAGCCATCTACAAAAAGGTTTATGGTCCCTCTAACATCCTCACAATCCGTACAGAGGTCACTCTGGCCGGCGTAAAGCTCCATCTGCGGCAGTTTGAGCCAGCCGCACAGCTTTACCGTAATACTCTAAATTATGCCCTTGCCACTCTTGGTCCCAACCATCTAGAGAGTGCTCGCATCCTCAATAATATGGCTTATCTTTATTACAATCAAAACCGTCTAAGTGATGCTCTCACTTATTATCAGTGGGCGCTATCCAGTACCCAGGCTGCCGTTGGCCAAAAGGATCCGCTCTACGGTGCTTGTCTTAAAGATTATGCTCGTGTACTGCGCAGTATGGGACGCACAAGTGAAGCTCTGGCTGCTGAGTCCAAATCAGATTCGATACTCTCCAGTAACTAA